In one window of Vicinamibacterales bacterium DNA:
- a CDS encoding Dabb family protein, producing the protein MIIHIVLLQPKPDLTDAQRAAAFETIQRSAADLPEVRLRLGRRVKHGLPGYEQFMTQAFEFALTVEVDDIDALKRYLEAPAHVALGGLFYTATSAALAYDYEFD; encoded by the coding sequence GTGATCATCCACATCGTCCTGCTGCAGCCGAAGCCGGATCTGACTGACGCGCAGCGCGCGGCGGCGTTCGAAACGATTCAACGATCGGCGGCGGATCTTCCCGAGGTCCGCCTGCGGCTTGGTCGCCGCGTCAAGCACGGACTGCCGGGCTACGAGCAATTCATGACGCAGGCATTCGAGTTCGCGCTAACCGTGGAAGTGGACGACATCGACGCGCTGAAGCGCTATCTCGAAGCGCCAGCGCACGTCGCGCTCGGCGGCCTGTTCTACACGGCGACCTCGGCGGCGCTGGCGTACGACTACGAGTTCGACTGA
- the dusB gene encoding tRNA dihydrouridine synthase DusB, whose protein sequence is MKIGAVNLDQPFALAPMAGMTDTAFRRLVKRRGGCGLVVTEMVSSEGLVRGIDRTLEYAEYTEEERPVSIQIFGGDPEKMADAAQIVEGMGADIVDINMGCPVPKIAKHNAGCSLMREPEHAQSVVAAMARAVKIPVTVKMRAGWDATEINAPDLAKRMEDAGAAALAVHGRTAAQSYTGSSDWALINRVAASVGIPVFGSGDCVEPSQLVERLTDASVSGVLVGRGALRNPWIFEQAASVARGERPREITHAERGLFLLEYIELLLHERNGEAKGFRHVAPTRSETPSPDAVARANQVARGHDRWVVNKLRALNSWYTKGLDNGSHLRTAINSADSLPRLREIVAEFFGVSMPV, encoded by the coding sequence ATGAAAATCGGTGCCGTCAATCTCGATCAGCCGTTTGCGCTCGCCCCGATGGCGGGGATGACCGACACGGCGTTCCGCCGGCTCGTCAAACGGCGCGGCGGCTGCGGTCTCGTCGTCACCGAGATGGTCAGTTCGGAAGGACTGGTGCGCGGGATCGATCGCACCCTCGAGTACGCGGAGTACACCGAGGAGGAACGTCCCGTCTCAATCCAGATTTTCGGCGGCGATCCAGAGAAGATGGCCGACGCCGCGCAGATCGTCGAAGGCATGGGCGCCGACATCGTCGACATCAACATGGGCTGCCCCGTTCCGAAGATCGCCAAGCACAACGCCGGCTGCAGCCTGATGCGCGAACCCGAACACGCGCAGTCGGTCGTTGCCGCGATGGCCAGGGCCGTCAAGATCCCGGTGACGGTGAAGATGCGTGCCGGCTGGGACGCGACCGAGATCAACGCGCCCGACCTGGCGAAGCGGATGGAAGACGCCGGCGCGGCGGCGCTGGCGGTCCACGGACGCACCGCGGCGCAGTCGTACACCGGGTCGTCTGACTGGGCCTTGATCAACCGCGTCGCCGCCAGTGTCGGCATCCCGGTGTTCGGCAGCGGCGACTGTGTCGAGCCCTCGCAGCTCGTCGAGAGGCTGACGGACGCCAGCGTTTCTGGCGTCCTCGTCGGCCGCGGCGCGCTGCGCAATCCGTGGATTTTCGAGCAGGCGGCGAGCGTCGCGCGCGGCGAGCGTCCGCGAGAGATCACGCACGCAGAGCGCGGCCTTTTCCTGCTCGAGTACATCGAGCTGCTGCTGCACGAGCGGAACGGCGAAGCGAAGGGCTTCCGCCACGTGGCGCCGACACGGTCCGAGACTCCGTCCCCCGACGCAGTCGCCCGGGCCAACCAGGTCGCCCGCGGGCACGACCGCTGGGTCGTGAACAAGCTGCGGGCCCTCAATTCCTGGTACACGAAGGGCCTCGACAACGGCTCGCATCTCCGGACGGCGATCAACAGCGCCGACTCCCTGCCGCGGCTTCGCGAGATCGTTGCCGAGTTCTTCGGCGTGTCGATGCCGGTCTAG
- a CDS encoding UpxY family transcription antiterminator: MPSSPSARQAWYAIWTRSRHEQVVREQLERKGLEAFLPTITRWSRWKDRKKQIDWPLFPGYCFAHFDGRDRLPVLKCTGVVSIVSFDGEIAPIPDHEIRSIRTLVQSELQFDPCPLIREGAMVEVVHGPLKGVVGRLARKGAHARLVLSVDLIGQAVSVEVDAADIRAY, translated from the coding sequence TTGCCGTCGAGCCCGTCGGCTAGGCAGGCGTGGTACGCGATCTGGACGCGGTCGCGTCATGAACAGGTCGTCAGGGAACAGCTCGAGCGCAAGGGGCTGGAGGCGTTTCTGCCGACCATCACCCGCTGGAGCCGCTGGAAGGACCGGAAGAAGCAGATCGACTGGCCGCTGTTTCCCGGCTATTGCTTCGCGCATTTTGACGGACGCGATCGGCTCCCCGTGCTCAAGTGCACGGGCGTCGTGAGCATCGTCTCGTTCGACGGGGAGATCGCGCCGATTCCCGACCATGAGATCCGGTCGATCCGCACGCTCGTCCAGAGCGAGCTGCAGTTCGATCCGTGCCCGCTGATTCGCGAAGGGGCGATGGTGGAGGTCGTCCACGGGCCGTTGAAGGGGGTAGTCGGGCGTCTGGCGCGTAAGGGCGCCCACGCCCGCCTCGTGCTCTCGGTCGATCTGATCGGTCAGGCGGTCAGCGTCGAAGTCGATGCGGCGGACATTCGGGCGTACTGA
- a CDS encoding peptidylprolyl isomerase produces MKKLLFALTAAAVVASSAVPRAEVIEQVLVKVNGDIITKTELEQRQVAVLRQRLNGQNVDPNLLKNDEQLKKMLAEITPQVLVDAIDQLLLLQHGKDLNLHLTDEQFKAVVANIRKEQGLQDDKKFQEALAQENMTPDDLRKSLEKQMIIEQVQRQEVGSKLTITEEEARQYYQRHPEEFTDAAAITLREILVEVPTTGGDTAAADQAALAKINDLRARALRAEDFAKLAAEGSSSPSKANGGLIGPFSHDDMSPTMQAVVDKMKPGEITQPIRTARGYQIFKLETMKAAALQPFDSVRDLIADKVAGERTQTEMHKFLARLRTQAIIEWKNQELKKVYEKQIAVEPVG; encoded by the coding sequence ATGAAGAAACTGCTTTTCGCGTTGACGGCGGCGGCGGTCGTGGCTTCGAGCGCCGTGCCGCGCGCCGAAGTGATCGAACAGGTGCTCGTGAAAGTCAACGGCGACATCATCACGAAGACCGAGCTCGAACAGCGTCAGGTGGCGGTCCTGCGCCAGCGTCTGAACGGCCAGAACGTCGACCCGAACCTGCTGAAGAACGACGAGCAGCTCAAGAAGATGCTCGCGGAAATCACCCCGCAGGTGCTGGTCGACGCCATCGATCAGCTGCTGCTCCTGCAGCACGGCAAGGACCTCAACCTGCACCTGACCGACGAGCAGTTCAAAGCGGTCGTCGCCAATATCCGCAAGGAGCAGGGGCTGCAGGACGACAAGAAGTTTCAGGAAGCGCTCGCGCAGGAGAACATGACGCCCGACGACCTGCGCAAGAGCCTCGAGAAGCAGATGATCATCGAGCAGGTGCAGCGGCAGGAAGTCGGCTCGAAGCTGACCATCACCGAGGAAGAGGCGCGCCAGTACTATCAGCGGCATCCGGAGGAGTTCACGGACGCGGCGGCAATCACGCTCCGCGAGATCCTCGTCGAGGTTCCGACCACCGGCGGCGATACCGCCGCTGCCGACCAGGCCGCCCTCGCCAAGATCAACGATCTCCGCGCGCGCGCCCTTCGCGCCGAGGACTTCGCCAAGCTCGCCGCCGAGGGGTCGAGCTCGCCGTCGAAAGCCAACGGCGGCCTGATCGGTCCTTTCTCGCACGACGACATGTCGCCGACAATGCAGGCGGTGGTCGACAAGATGAAGCCGGGCGAGATCACGCAGCCGATCCGCACGGCGCGCGGCTACCAGATCTTCAAGCTGGAAACGATGAAGGCGGCGGCGCTGCAGCCCTTCGACAGCGTCCGCGACCTGATCGCCGACAAAGTGGCGGGCGAACGGACGCAGACCGAGATGCACAAGTTCCTGGCCCGCCTGCGCACGCAGGCCATCATCGAGTGGAAGAACCAGGAGCTGAAGAAGGTCTACGAGAAGCAGATTGCCGTCGAGCCCGTCGGCTAG
- the mfd gene encoding transcription-repair coupling factor, which translates to MSSSTSTSLTLRALLKNAAGRLGVGVSGRAVSGLTAAAKGLFAAAAAGRERSLVIVPSDADVEQVCADARFFFSALEGASDVDAARAVLSFPSHEVDPYRGLLPHFEIASARARALHALSTGSARLVIASAASLLPRLGPPDRLKQAGLVLRPDDEIPPTNLVDRLVEAGYTRQDPTDEPGEFSVRGGVVDFYPAGARHPVRVEFIGDNVESLRVYDPDTQRSIEPVDQVHVVPLTESPAGADGSASLGGSHTFLDYVAPLRSSVFVSEPDEVKAAIVKLRDQIEHSYGEKVHKGERVQEPSALVIGWDAVAPLVESGTALETLALGTPLVGDEARHIATQPAREFAGRVQDWVAELRDARAAGETAIFVANSSGRAERVIEMLADYQVPAAPIDRGEDAHAGAVLIAVGHLSKGFRLPDAGLRLWAETDVFDEERTTHERRRSAAKTFLSDFRDLKVGDLVVHVDNGIGVFVGLKKINVGLETQEFMELRYAGDDKLFVPVERLDLVQKFTGAARPTLDRLGGTSWEKAKTRVKKAMRDMAEELLKLYASRKAIPGHAFSGDTHWQQEFEDAFEWELTTDQRNAIDDIKKDMESPTPMDRLLCGDVGYGKTEVAMRAAFKAVMDGKQVAFLAPTTVLAFQHLKTLQNRFAAFPVRVDMVSRFRSKAEQTATLDDLAAAKVEIIVGTHRLLSKDVQFRDLGLLVVDEEQRFGVAHKEKIKQLRKRVDVLTMTATPIPRTLNMSLAGIRDMSIIETPPKDRLSIQTNVVKFDQEVMRRAIGNEMERGGQIYFVHNRVESIYSMGDLLRRLVPQAKIGVGHGQMAEDELEKVMVDFMAHKYDVLLATTIIENGLDIANANTIIVNRADRYGLSQLYQLRGRVGRSDRRAYAYLLIPPEDNLSPVAKKRLAAIREFSDLGSGFRVAALDLEIRGAGNLLGGEQSGQIETVGFDMYMKLLEQTIKELKGEEIEDEIRANVNLRVDLRIDETYIPDMNQRLTVYRRMAGVRSEDELRRVVEEVRDRYGPPPASIENLAEYAEVRVLADRIGIESIDRESQLIVLKFRPEAKLDPAWLFKLVQERKDLQLTPPATLRLDMRVAGTRRPPSQRSWWTTRATAGEVTPGFSRDEILRPAAEDPRAEGGVFSRVSGLLRDLVKY; encoded by the coding sequence ATGAGCTCCTCGACTTCTACCAGCCTCACGCTCCGCGCCCTGCTGAAGAACGCGGCCGGCCGTCTCGGCGTTGGTGTGTCCGGGCGGGCCGTAAGCGGCTTGACGGCGGCGGCGAAGGGCCTATTCGCGGCGGCCGCGGCGGGGCGCGAGCGCAGCCTCGTCATCGTGCCGAGCGACGCCGACGTCGAGCAGGTGTGCGCCGACGCCCGCTTCTTCTTCTCCGCGCTCGAAGGCGCGTCCGACGTCGATGCGGCCCGGGCGGTCCTCTCGTTCCCCTCGCACGAGGTCGATCCCTACCGGGGGTTATTGCCGCATTTCGAGATCGCCTCGGCCCGCGCCCGCGCCCTGCACGCCCTGAGCACCGGCTCGGCGCGGCTGGTGATCGCGTCGGCGGCGTCGCTGCTGCCGCGGCTCGGGCCGCCCGATCGCCTGAAGCAGGCAGGCCTGGTCCTTCGGCCCGACGACGAGATCCCGCCGACCAATCTGGTGGACCGTCTGGTCGAGGCGGGCTATACGCGCCAGGATCCGACCGACGAGCCCGGCGAGTTCTCCGTCCGCGGCGGCGTCGTCGACTTCTATCCAGCCGGCGCCCGGCACCCCGTTCGCGTCGAGTTCATCGGCGACAACGTCGAGTCGCTGCGCGTCTACGATCCGGACACGCAGCGATCGATCGAGCCGGTCGATCAGGTGCATGTCGTCCCGTTGACGGAGAGTCCGGCGGGCGCCGACGGCAGCGCCTCGCTGGGCGGCAGTCACACGTTTCTGGATTACGTCGCGCCGCTGCGCAGTTCCGTCTTCGTCTCGGAGCCCGACGAGGTCAAGGCGGCGATCGTCAAGCTGCGCGATCAGATCGAGCACAGCTACGGTGAGAAGGTGCACAAGGGCGAGCGTGTCCAGGAGCCGTCGGCGCTGGTCATCGGCTGGGACGCTGTCGCGCCGCTCGTCGAAAGCGGCACCGCGCTCGAGACGCTGGCGCTCGGCACGCCGCTGGTCGGCGACGAGGCGCGCCATATCGCGACGCAGCCGGCGAGAGAGTTTGCCGGCCGCGTGCAGGACTGGGTGGCGGAGCTGCGCGACGCGCGTGCGGCTGGCGAGACGGCAATTTTCGTCGCCAATTCGTCTGGCCGCGCCGAGCGCGTCATCGAGATGCTCGCCGACTACCAGGTCCCCGCCGCGCCGATCGATCGCGGCGAAGACGCGCACGCCGGGGCCGTCCTAATCGCGGTCGGCCATCTCTCGAAGGGCTTCCGTCTTCCCGACGCCGGCCTGCGGCTCTGGGCCGAGACCGACGTCTTCGACGAGGAGCGAACCACCCACGAGCGGCGGCGTTCGGCAGCGAAAACGTTTCTGTCGGATTTCCGCGACCTCAAGGTCGGTGACCTGGTCGTACATGTCGACAACGGCATCGGCGTGTTCGTCGGCCTGAAGAAGATCAACGTCGGCCTCGAAACGCAGGAGTTCATGGAGCTCCGCTACGCCGGCGACGACAAGCTGTTCGTCCCGGTCGAGCGGCTCGATCTCGTCCAGAAATTCACCGGCGCGGCGCGGCCGACTCTCGACAGGCTGGGTGGAACCAGCTGGGAGAAAGCCAAGACGCGCGTCAAGAAGGCGATGCGCGACATGGCCGAGGAGCTGCTGAAGCTCTACGCCTCGCGCAAGGCGATCCCGGGCCACGCCTTCAGCGGCGATACGCACTGGCAGCAGGAGTTCGAAGACGCCTTCGAGTGGGAGCTGACGACCGACCAGAGGAACGCGATCGACGACATCAAGAAGGACATGGAATCTCCGACTCCGATGGACCGCCTGCTCTGCGGCGACGTCGGCTACGGCAAGACCGAGGTCGCCATGCGCGCCGCCTTCAAGGCCGTGATGGACGGCAAGCAGGTCGCCTTCCTCGCGCCGACGACGGTGCTCGCGTTCCAGCACCTGAAGACCCTGCAGAACCGCTTCGCCGCCTTCCCGGTCCGCGTCGACATGGTCAGCCGCTTCCGCTCGAAGGCGGAACAGACGGCGACCCTCGATGACCTCGCGGCCGCCAAGGTCGAGATCATCGTCGGCACGCACCGGCTGCTCTCGAAAGACGTCCAGTTCCGAGATCTCGGCCTGCTCGTCGTCGACGAGGAGCAGCGCTTCGGCGTTGCCCACAAGGAAAAAATCAAGCAGCTGCGCAAGCGCGTCGACGTCCTGACGATGACGGCGACGCCGATTCCGCGGACGCTCAACATGTCGCTCGCCGGCATCCGCGACATGTCGATCATCGAGACGCCGCCCAAGGACCGCCTCTCGATCCAGACCAACGTCGTCAAGTTCGATCAGGAAGTGATGCGCCGCGCCATCGGCAACGAGATGGAGCGCGGCGGCCAGATCTATTTCGTGCACAACCGGGTCGAGTCGATCTACTCCATGGGCGACCTGCTGCGCCGGCTCGTGCCGCAGGCGAAGATCGGCGTCGGCCACGGGCAGATGGCGGAGGACGAGCTGGAGAAGGTCATGGTCGACTTCATGGCGCACAAGTACGACGTGCTGCTGGCGACGACCATCATCGAGAACGGCCTCGACATCGCCAACGCCAATACCATCATCGTCAATCGCGCCGATCGCTACGGGCTGTCGCAGCTCTATCAGCTGCGCGGTCGCGTCGGGCGATCCGATCGCCGCGCCTACGCCTACCTGCTGATTCCGCCGGAGGACAACCTGTCGCCGGTGGCCAAGAAGCGGCTCGCCGCGATCCGCGAGTTCAGCGACCTCGGCAGCGGCTTCCGCGTCGCCGCGCTCGACCTCGAGATTCGTGGCGCCGGCAATCTCCTCGGCGGCGAGCAGAGCGGACAGATCGAGACCGTCGGCTTCGACATGTACATGAAGCTCCTCGAGCAGACCATCAAGGAACTCAAGGGGGAGGAGATCGAGGACGAGATTCGCGCCAACGTCAATCTCCGCGTCGATCTGCGCATCGACGAGACCTACATTCCCGACATGAACCAGCGGCTGACCGTCTACCGCCGCATGGCCGGCGTGCGGTCCGAGGACGAGCTGCGCCGGGTCGTCGAGGAGGTGCGCGATCGCTATGGCCCGCCGCCGGCCTCGATCGAGAACCTGGCCGAGTATGCCGAGGTCCGGGTGCTCGCCGACCGCATCGGCATCGAGTCGATCGACCGCGAGAGCCAGTTGATCGTCTTAAAGTTCAGACCGGAGGCGAAGCTGGACCCGGCCTGGCTCTTCAAGCTGGTGCAGGAGCGTAAGGACCTGCAACTCACGCCTCCTGCGACACTTAGGCTCGACATGCGCGTCGCCGGCACCCGCAGGCCGCCGTCGCAGCGGTCGTGGTGGACGACTCGCGCCACCGCGGGGGAGGTCACCCCCGGCTTCAGCCGGGACGAGATCCTGCGGCCGGCCGCGGAAGACCCGCGCGCCGAGGGGGGCGTGTTCAGCCGTGTGTCCGGGTTGCTGCGTGATTTGGTAAAATACTGA
- a CDS encoding amidohydrolase: protein MRRAQTRREFMGLATAGLLARPFRGLAPIDPDLVVYNARVYTMDGVRPRAEAFAVAGSRFAALGSTAEMRALTGARTRTFDAKGMTLVPGFIDAHNHAGGTMLLYEVLVGNPFEVEFVTIQSIVDKLKAKASEVAPGTWVEGYFHDDTKVKDKRPLNAADLDRVSTEHPVVVHHRGGHTSFYNSRAFALAKVTRETPNPAGGTFDHDAGGDLNGRVTDLARAVFNTVGTRPTYGAAEQAQRERNGIAHISKQFARYGLTSVHHQGGDLTAMQDVRARGELLHRVSYEANGRVLENMIASGIETGFGDEWIRFGATSEHVLDGSFSERTMALSFPYPGQHGYTGNVTESQDDCNTWVERVHRAGIQVNCHANGDVAIAQYLTAFERAQKLYPRHDLRPKITHCTLINDELVGRIKSAGAVPALFSTYAYYNSDKFPFYGEAFMTHAMAYRTLLDAGVRCAAGSDFHPGPFAPLMGLQGMVTRTGWDGTTWGANQRISVDEALTVSTLNGAYASHEETQKGSIAVGKLADFVVLADDPHGVDPSKIKDIQIVQTVVGGSTVYRL, encoded by the coding sequence ATGCGCAGAGCACAGACACGCCGGGAGTTCATGGGACTGGCGACGGCGGGATTGCTGGCGCGGCCGTTCCGCGGGCTCGCGCCGATCGACCCGGATCTGGTCGTCTACAACGCCCGCGTCTACACGATGGATGGAGTCCGCCCTCGCGCCGAGGCCTTCGCGGTGGCGGGCAGCCGGTTCGCGGCGCTCGGCAGCACCGCTGAGATGCGAGCGTTGACTGGCGCACGCACCCGGACGTTCGACGCGAAAGGCATGACCCTGGTCCCCGGCTTCATCGATGCGCACAACCACGCCGGCGGCACGATGCTGCTCTACGAGGTGCTCGTCGGCAATCCCTTCGAGGTCGAATTCGTCACCATCCAGAGCATCGTCGACAAGCTGAAAGCGAAGGCGAGTGAGGTCGCGCCAGGCACGTGGGTGGAAGGCTACTTCCACGACGATACCAAGGTGAAGGACAAGCGACCGTTGAACGCCGCGGATCTGGATCGCGTCTCGACGGAGCATCCGGTCGTCGTCCACCATCGCGGCGGCCACACCTCGTTCTACAACTCACGCGCCTTCGCACTCGCGAAGGTGACCAGAGAGACGCCGAACCCCGCAGGCGGCACGTTCGACCACGACGCCGGCGGCGACCTCAACGGGCGCGTGACGGATCTCGCGCGCGCCGTGTTCAACACTGTCGGGACGCGGCCGACCTATGGGGCGGCGGAGCAGGCCCAGCGCGAACGCAACGGCATCGCGCACATTTCCAAGCAGTTCGCGCGCTACGGTCTGACCAGCGTTCACCATCAGGGAGGCGACCTGACTGCGATGCAGGACGTGCGCGCGCGCGGCGAGCTCCTGCATCGCGTCAGCTACGAGGCCAACGGTCGCGTGCTCGAGAACATGATCGCAAGCGGCATCGAGACCGGCTTCGGCGACGAGTGGATCAGGTTCGGCGCGACCAGTGAGCACGTGCTCGACGGGTCGTTTTCCGAACGCACGATGGCTCTGAGCTTCCCCTATCCCGGTCAGCACGGCTACACGGGCAACGTCACGGAATCGCAGGACGACTGCAACACCTGGGTCGAGCGCGTGCATCGTGCCGGCATCCAGGTGAACTGCCACGCCAATGGCGACGTGGCGATCGCGCAGTACCTGACCGCGTTCGAACGGGCGCAGAAGCTGTATCCGCGCCACGACCTCAGGCCGAAGATCACCCATTGCACGTTGATCAACGACGAGCTCGTCGGGCGCATCAAATCGGCCGGGGCGGTGCCGGCGCTGTTCTCGACCTACGCGTACTACAACAGCGACAAGTTCCCGTTCTACGGCGAGGCGTTCATGACGCACGCGATGGCCTACCGGACGCTGCTCGACGCCGGCGTGCGATGCGCAGCGGGGAGCGATTTCCATCCCGGCCCGTTTGCGCCGTTGATGGGCCTCCAGGGGATGGTGACGCGCACCGGGTGGGACGGCACCACGTGGGGAGCCAACCAGCGGATCTCGGTCGACGAGGCGTTGACGGTGAGCACGCTGAATGGCGCCTACGCCTCGCACGAGGAAACGCAGAAGGGGTCCATCGCTGTGGGCAAGCTGGCCGACTTCGTCGTGCTCGCCGACGATCCGCACGGGGTGGATCCGTCGAAAATCAAGGATATTCAGATCGTCCAGACGGTCGTCGGCGGATCGACGGTTTATCGGCTGTAG
- the rfaE2 gene encoding D-glycero-beta-D-manno-heptose 1-phosphate adenylyltransferase: protein MLDADALSRFVAEARAAGRRVVFTNGTFDILHPGHVRYLQAARRHGDLLIVGLNSDESVRHYKDPSRPINPQAERAEVLEALACVDAVSIFDEDTPAEIIRRVQPDVLVKGADWAPDNIVGRDTVEARGGRVILEPVEQGFSTSAIIERVKRTRSH, encoded by the coding sequence ATGCTGGACGCTGACGCGCTGAGCCGCTTCGTGGCCGAGGCGCGCGCCGCCGGCAGGCGGGTCGTGTTCACCAACGGCACGTTCGACATTCTTCATCCAGGGCACGTCCGCTACCTGCAGGCGGCGCGCCGCCACGGGGACCTGCTCATCGTCGGACTGAACTCTGACGAGTCGGTGCGGCACTACAAGGACCCGTCGCGGCCGATCAACCCGCAGGCGGAACGCGCCGAAGTGCTCGAGGCGCTGGCCTGCGTCGACGCCGTGTCGATCTTCGACGAGGACACGCCGGCCGAGATCATCCGTCGTGTGCAGCCGGACGTCCTCGTCAAGGGGGCCGACTGGGCGCCCGACAACATCGTCGGTCGCGACACCGTGGAAGCGCGTGGCGGCCGGGTGATTCTGGAGCCGGTCGAGCAGGGCTTCTCGACGAGCGCGATCATCGAGCGCGTCAAGCGAACACGATCGCATTAG